The genomic window TAGAGTTCTTACATGATTGTTGAAgcaatttctttttcagaaataaaTTGATCGATGTTTTTTCTTATGCATTAGCACAAGCTCCACCCCAGCTGGTCGAATATCACTTTTTTAATTAAGCGAAGGAAACCCTCCTTTCTCCACAGAGAATTTTTCAATAATTCAGTATTAAAATGAATGGATACATTCCATGAACAAGtgaaagcaattattaagcaagGACAGTAAATGACTTTGACCATGACCCATCAAACCTAGCGTCATCTCAGCCCTTCAGTATAAGAATAGAGAATGCTGCTTCACTTAGCTGAAAGGAGTCCCATACCACTCAGTTGTGGCCATATTGGGAATAATTTCTCTAGGATTATTGTCTTAGTTTCACCTAGTTAAGATTATTTCAGATTTTAAGGAAATTTGCCaaatcattcctttttctttgttctttcctcaGTGTTCAATTTTCAGTCTTCCCTCCCACCCCTGGATACAAAGTACTTGCCAACTTCTCCCAAACACttcacagaatttttttaatatgtcacTCATGACACTTCTGATGGAGCAAAGATCTTTTCTCTAATTTCATTGGGAGAAGCAttatatagtaaaatatttttacaaacttAGTATTCCAATGTGATTGTCACTTCAAATAGAAAAGGCTTTTCTCAATATTCCATTGAGTTCCTAATGACTCGTTTCAAGTGTTGATTCTGTCATTCATAAAAGTTATATGATTTTAAGACAAATCCCAcctctgctttagtttccttttttgtgttcATGAGGGTTGTACTAGATGAATCCAGAATCTCTTTCAGCTTTAACTCATATGACATTTAATGACTTAGGTGTTGGTGACATTCAAGGATATAGTGGTAGACTTCACTGAAGAGGAGTGGGGGCTCTTGGACCATTTTCAGAAGGAGCTCTACAAGGAGGTTATGTTGGAGAATGTCCAGAATTTGCTGTCTCTGGGTAAGGACCATTTCCTGTcttttcttggtattaattgtCAGGACAAGATTAGCATGTCACAAAGAATGGATCCATTCTCTGGTGGATCTCAAACTTAGGAGCTGTGTGGAGTGCACAGTCAATTGTGTGTACCAATTTTCTCTCTACTTTGGTCTTAGCTTGTAGCCTTGTCAAGTTGAATAATTTATCATCAACCAGATAACTGGAAACTGATGGTCTGGGTTCATTGTCAGAGGAAAaacataaagtttaaaaagccaaACCCAGTtctaagaaaaatttcaaatggcCTCAAGCCCAAAAAGAATTCTTGGAAAAATTTACAAAGCCTTTGAAGAAACcaaaggagaaactgaggaaaaattaggggaaataaagaaaagcataccaaaaattcaagaaaatttgaaaagaaactcaataaatcagaaaaaaagaaatccacaaacttaaggaagaaaatatcttaaaaaaaaaaaaatatatatatatatataatagggcAAGAGGAAGTTAAGACACCCAGAAATACTTAAagccaaaagattaaaaaagcagAAGAGATCTGAAacatttcattagaaaaacaaatagtaTGGAGAGTAGAATaaggagagagaatataaaattGTTGGATTACCTGAGAGTTGTAAGGGACTCattaaggttaaactgtttattcttaaaatatgaaaatgttatgaatattttttaaaatgtcctctTGGGTAGTTTGAAAGTAAAGCTTGGATTGAATTGAGGATGGTGGAttgattctaaaaaaataaaattgggttgGGAGAGATAAGGAGCAGTTTTCATATACAAATAAGTCCTGAAAGCTAGACCTGACACAGAAGAAGCAGGTGGGATTGGAGGTCTAGTAGTGTTAGAACCTTATTCTCAGgggattaacagaaaagaaaatagaatatctaCATAATCATATTTTACgaaataaattaaacaattcaTAAATGAGCTTTCTAAAAATAAAGCATCAGAACAAGACAGATTGGTAAGGGGATACTATCGAACTTTTAAAGGTCAACTGACTCAAATATTACATGACTTAATTTtgaagaataggaaaagaaggggTACCTACCACCAAGCACCTTTCTGAAACAAATATAGTATGTATattcaaaccagaaaaaaaagaaagaaaattataacccAGTTTCATTAATATATACAGAcgcaaaaattctaaataaaatactacctAGGAGAATACAACAAtaccttatattatatatagtgataagttaggatttataccaggaatgcagaaatGTGTTACTTAAAAGAAATGATtcacataattgattatatcaattagaaaagaaacaaaaaacatatgattacaTCATAGctgaagaaaaatcttttgataaaACACAACTCATTTCTATTAATAAAccttcaaagatattttaaaggattttttcttaagttaataaaaagcatttatgtaAAGCCATCaacaagtattatttgtaataacAATTAGCTAGAAGCCTTTTCACTAAGGTCCAGTATGAAAAAGGATTCCCTCTCTtatcaatattattcaatattgtattctGTAATAAAGCAattaggtggcagagtggatagaacaccaggtctgaaattaggaagacttctCCTAGAGTACAAATCTGATTTGAGACTTTTACTCCTGGaagtagcaaaccactccagtagcaataagaaaaaaagaaatagaatgagagtaggaaatgagataaaaaatatcTCTTTTAGTTGGTGCTATGAAGATATATATGAGAAATCACAAGACTCAACTAAAAGTTAGATAAAACAACAATTTTAGTAAAGTAACCAGatataaataaatccacataaattagcTGCATCCCTGTTTATCAAGAACAAAAGCCTCTGAGAGAGTAAGAAatactccatttaaaataactttaggcAGTATAAAATATCTGTAATTATACCTGCCCTAACAAGCCCAGGTATTACatgaacataaataaataaaaaaggctttttttttttttttttttttttttttttttttgcaaataaaatcAGGTTTAAGTAACTGGAGAAATAATAAGTGTTCATGCATAAGCAGGACCAATATAATAAgaatgacaattttattttcccaatttgattATCCCAATCCAGTTACCAAAAACTCATTTTgctgaattagaaaaataatagcatttatttggAAGAGCAAAAGATGAAGGATATGAAAGGAACTAATATGAAGGAAAGAGGTTTAGCAAAATCACTTcttaaattgtattataaagcagtcatTATCAAAACATATCTGatactaagaaataaaaagatagatCATTGGAAGAGAGTAAGCACACAATTTACAGCAGCAAATAAACagagtaatattttatttgacaaatataaagacaagattttaggataagaatttattatttggtaaaaattgttgggaaaacttgaaGCAATATTGCAGAAATTGTTGACATCACATCTGGTAGTTTTCTGCCTTTTGACTGTTTTTGTTTAATGTAAATATTTAGCTTGGAATGAATAAGTGTGTGATGACATCAACACTTTGTAGTGTACATCTCATTAGTCACTTTCAtatcctgtctgtctcttctctttacaATGACATAGATGATTAAAGGTCAATTTTTGCTGCAACAATacatccatgaagttttattgcatttaggtgAGTGGTGAGATTTTATTGAATTAGGTGAGTAATGAGAAGGTCATGAGCCTCATAAGTCTTAAATAACCActgatgttctttttatttaagtGTGTATATCTTTTAGTAtatttatgttaattatttattttcttcagttgtaGAGACCAGGATTGAAGTAAACGAGATGAGTAGAAAGCTGAGGATTTTGATGGAAGAAAGTAACCTACAGAGATTCTTGAGTAATCCTTCCTGTAACTTCACTTTGAGTGAAACCCATGAATCTAATATCAAAGTTAATCAAAGTTTAATCGAAGTTAAAAATCCAAAGAGTGACTTTGAATTTAATGAAACTGGAAAGAGATTCAGACaatctttattcctaaatcactGTCTTCTGGATTGTGACTATAGGAAATATTTTACTGAACTGATAAAGGATTTTCAGTCTCTGGAGAAGCCTCCTGAAATGCAAATATATCCAGATAATCAATCAGAAATGGCCTTCAGCAAGAGTTCAGACCTCATTAGACATCAGAAAAGTGATACTAGAGAAATATTTTGTGTTGGTAAGGAAGCTGGGAAGGCCTTGAATAAGAACTCTAAGCTCATTACTAATCAGCAAATTCACACTAGAAAGCAACCTGATAAATACAATGAATCTGACACAATCTCATCTCATTATTCATCTGTGGTTTACCCTCCTAAATTTGATCCtggaatgaaaaaatatgaatttggtGAGTGTGAGAAAGCCTTTGGTTGCAACTCAGATGTTGATAGACCTCAGAAGATCCATATTGGGGagttttataaatgtaatgaatgtgggaagagTTTCTGTTACAAATCACTCCTTTTTtgccatcagagaatccacaccgAACAGAAACCATTTGAATATAATCAATGTGGAAATACTTACACAAAGAGGTCTACTCTTGCTGAACATCAGAGAAACCACACTGGAGAGAAAACTTTAGATTGTAATCAACCTGGAAAGGCTGCGACCAAGAGCTCCAATCCTGCTCAGCATCAGAGAatctataatggagataaacCTTTTGATTGTaaagaatgtggaaaggctttcaccaagaggtctcttctagctacacatcagagaatccacactggagagaaaccttttgtttgtaatcagtgtggaaaagctttcacACAGAGGGGCAGTcttactgaacatcagagaatccacactggagagaaaccttttaaatgtaatcaatgtggaaaggctttcagataTAGCTCCCATCTTGCTGAACATCAGAGAATGcacacaggagagaaaccttttgattgtaatcagtgtggaaaagcCTTTACAACGAGATCCTGTCTTGTTAAACATCAGCgtatccacactggagagaaaccttttgattgtaatcagtgtggaaaagctttcacACAGAAAGACAGTCTTGCTGAacatcaaagaatccacactggagagaaaccttttgattgtaatcagtgtggaaagactttcaccaAGAGGTGCCGTCTTGCTGAACATCTGAGAATCCATACTGGTGAAAAACCTTTTGATTGCAATCACTGTGGAAAAGCTTTCACAATGAGGTCAAGTCTTGCTacccatcagagaatccatactggagagaagccttttgATTGTAAATATTGTGGAAAGGTTTTCACAAAGAGCTCCTATCTTGCtcagcatcagagaattcacactggagaaaaaccttatgaatgtaatcagtgtggaaaggctttcacgcAAAGATCTAGTCTTgctaaacatcagagaattcactctggagagaaaccttataaatgtaatcaatgtggaaagacgTACACAAAGAGCTGTAGTCTAGTTGTACAccagaaaatccacactggagagcaACATTTTGATTgcaatcaatgtggaaagactttcacaaGGAGGTGCCATCTTGCTAGACATCAGATAATCCACATGGGAGAGAAACATTTTGattgtaatcagtgtggaaagactttcacaaaAAAGTGCCATCTTGCTAAACATCAAAGATTGCATAGTAGGgctaatattacaaaaatgacaattttgcctaaactaatttctatatttaatgtcttttctaatgaccaaaagtttattttaatgaattaggGAAAAAACAATAACTATTCATTTGGATGTTCAAAAAGccaagaataacattttaaaaacccaCTAAGGGGGTTTGGCAGTATCAGACCTTAAATTCTTTTATAAAGCAGTCATTGTTAAAATTGTGTGGTACTAGATAAGAAATGGAAAGGTAAATCATTGGAACAGGAGAGAAACAATTTGTAGCAGCAAATTATTATAGTAATCTGATATTTTATAAGTGTAAAGATCAGAGTTTGGGGAATAAGAAATAGTTATTGATAAATATCGTTGGGAAAGCTAGAAAACAGTCTGGCAGAATTGGGCAAAGGCCAATATCTTAGACCAttcaccaagataagatcaaaacaaATACATCATCTAGATCTAAAGAGAgacattatagaaaaataatttattaatatggaAAATTCTCAGGTTTGTGGAtaggaagaatttatgaataaacaagagtgtgagatataaaatggacaatatcacattaaattaaaaatcacattatttgtacaaataaagaaatttagcCAAAATCAGAAGGATATAagaaaacaggaggaaaaaaatatatagggagTTTCTTCCAATACAGGtttcatatcttaaatatattaaaaacccTTGTAAAATCTGTGAGAATActagtcatttctcaattgatgaatGGTTAAAGGATATCCATGGATAGCTTTCCAACGAAAAGAATCCAAATAATAGTCATctgaagaaatgctctaaatcaggggtggggaactttttttttttttttttttgccatgagcCATTTAGATATTCATAATAAAACTAGTGAGCTATACAAAGTTAGATAGAACTCACACAGTGGGAAcaccaaccctaaagtcaggaagatgtgagttcaaatctgatctcagacacttaacacttcctggctgtgtgaccctgggcaagtcacttaatcccaaataccttagcaaaaaaaaaattatattttatgaccAAAAAATCCATATATTTAAAGCTATGGTTTTTCAAGAAGCAATGGAAGTCTGTGAGTCTTGGACTCTGAGAAAAGGTGAGTGCTGCAGAATTGATGCTTTTGAATTATGGTCCTGGAGAAGAATTTTGAAAGTCTTTTGAAtagcaaagagatcaaattaagcaatatttaaagaaattaatactGGAAATCAAATGCTGAAGCTGAAGTCtaaatactttggccatataATGAAGAGACAGGActtattggaaaagaccctgatttTGGGAAAGagtaaagcaaaaagaaatgggGATGAGATGGACAGAGTGTGTCATgcaaacaatgaacatgaacctGGATAGACTTTTGAGAGATAGTGAAGGATAAAAGGGCCTGGAATGCTGTGGTCCATGGGATCAAGAAGAGATGGACAAgctgaatgactaaataaaaacaataaaacaatggaATCATTTCCTTTGgtctcttcctccccccaccccctttctaaagattttcttttcctgttggTTTTCTTGTGTATGGGCCCTCACTGATGTTACCCTGAACTCTTCTGTATCTTCTTTGGGTCAAGGGGctcaggagaaagaaataaacttaCATGcatgcataaacacacacacacatatccatactTACATGATCTTTGAAATGAAGGATCCAAGTGTCCATTCCCTGATGATGTGGGTCACACTCTTGAGTGAATAAAAACAATCTGTACCTGTCTATCTGTACTCTGTACATATACTCTGGCTGTCCTTAATAAGGACCCTGACAGTCTTcacaagatcaaatgagattgtatTTATATCGCTCCTGGAACATGGCAGATACCACATAATCAACCCCTAaccttttccagtcttctcacaccttagtcctcctcttctcctctctgacAAGGGGGCAGGCCTGCAGGATGAATCTTGACTAAGACCCTCCAGCCCAAAATTCTTGCCTTCCAATGGCTTCTCTTATATTTGGAATGTCTTTCCTCCTCACCTGGGCCTCCTGGATAATCCCTGACCAAGACCTTCCACTCCATAACTCTGCCTTTCCCATGGCTTTTTTCATGTTTGGAATGTCTTTCTCACTTGGCCCCCTAGCTTCTTTAAATTTCACCTTCTGAAAACAAGCCTTTCCTCATCCCTGAAACTGCTGGAGCTTTCCCCCTTAGAGTGCATGCATACTTCAGAGAGCTTCTGTGGACACAGATGCTCATACTTTCTCCCACATTAGAAGGTGATCTCCACAGGAAGAAGTAGCTTTTCTTCTTGCTGAGGCAAACATCTTTACATGCACAAATAGTCCTACTCTATTCTGTTTTCTCCAGTAAATTCTCCCATCTTTTATCCCCTTGTCATGAAATCTTCAGTCTCACCTATCTAGTGGCTCTTCTTAATAGATGGCTTTATGCTGCACACTTGATTGGttcttgtccttcattcttttagagaaatcaaaatgacatcattatgttggagtcaaggtacagtggatctgctttgctcataaagcagTGCCTTCTTGGATGTGAGCATGCCATTAGTGTGAACTAATACAAAATACagtaagcagaaccagcagaacaatttatataggAAAAGTATTGCTAAAATGTCTTGGACAACTCCAATTAATGCAATGTTAAATCACCACTTCAGAGACCATACGATGAACTAGGCTCCCACTTGCTCCTAAAAAATGAAGAACTCAGGAGTGcagaataaaacatatttatttgaaCATGGACAACACAGGACTGCTGTCCTTGATTGTCCATGCTTGTaatatggattttattttcctttctctatttcagGTAGATAGGATGAGTTTGGGGAATTTTTGTTTATTAAGAACAAACAATAGGGACAGCTAGAAGGTGctttggatagagcactgggcttggaatcatgaAAACTCAtctacatgagttcaaatccagccttgggcATTTAATGGATATATGATCCTgggcttaaccctgtttgcctcagttacttattttaaaaatgagcttgaaaaggaaatggcaaactactctagcatccctcctctccaaaaaaaattgccaaataAGGCCAAAAAAGTTTGTtacaactgaaatgaccaaaaagcaacaaaaacaaaaaataaatgaagattaaATTGGAAGAGAAATTGTAGAATGGACAATCTGTCAAATATTACCTGAAAAGTTATcaagaaaagtcatttaaatccaaaatatggAGAAAACCAACATTTGTGTACCAGGAACCATTACCAATAGATGTGAGCTGAAAGGATGGGAAGTTTTCCAATATCATGACAAATGAAAACATATTCCAAAGCACTGATAAAAAGACAAAGTCATATTAAGAtaaaattttgccatttcttctcatGCCTTCAAAATTGATGAAAGAGGAAACcatcaatatttaatttttttattttgaaattcacaaacataaaataaagtgaatatttcatatatatcataAAACAGAAGATTGCACATAAAACACGTAGAAAATGCatagcttcatttttcttttcagtgattAAAAAATTCAACATGTCACCTTCAAAGATATTTTCATTCCTTCTGAATTCAGGTATGATTAAAAGCCatcaatttctttaatattttttgttggaTCAAGACTGTGGGAAGACTATTTCTAGTCCCCCTCACACTACTATTCTCTCATGCCCCAAAttgtgggggaggggaatggtAATGAAAGCACAAGCAAGCCAAATCAATTCCCACATAGTCCATTTCtcaaaatgtagtttttattgtacaTCTCATATCCATGACCTCTGGAACAGGAGGCAGACTGCACAGATTTTTGTAACTCCCCTGCTATAGtggttgatcatcacaataatcAGGAGTGTGATATATTTCAAAGCTGTTGGCCTTCACAATGTTGCACTTATCATCAATACTCCCTGAAGTCTGCAGATCACAATATTCTACCAAGGTATTCACTGAAGGatgtatgtgtttttgttttttttcccatgattttATGTCCCACCATTCACATGccaaaatttgttcagccattctctgcaCAGCTGCATATAATCAAGATTTCTTCTTTATATACTTTGGACAGGCCTTTATGAGAGAAACTTACAGCAAATCTTTTCGCTGTTAATTACCTCCCTTTAAATTTTAGATGCTTTGAGGAGTTTTTGTGTCAGAAAAACTGGCCATTATCTTTTTTGTGATCCTGTGTGTGATGAACTTTTCCATTATTCAGAAATGTCTCTTATTTCTAGTTCCTTTAAATTGAAGTGACCTTTCACATCTAAGCCAAGAATTCATTAGAAGCTTATCTACagtataagatgttggtctatatctaTTTTCTGCCAGACAACTTTCCAGTATTTCCAGGTCTTTGTAATGGTTAGTCAGTCTTGACTCCATAATGGAGGTCTTTGGATTGATTAAGTAGTTATTATACTGATTTTCCTTTGTATATTAAACACtaatctcagtttctccagatCTTTAATTTTAAATAGGATGAAAAATAGTTTGGATGACTACTTCTTCCTAGTATGGTTTCAGATTTAGTCCTGTGGGGCCTCCTTCCTAGAAAATCAGAAGAGGCTATAGAAGCATGAATATACTTTGGATAAATATACATGttaagaattggaagggaacATAGAATCTGAGGGTcaatctcattttagagatgagtaaaGTAAGGCACAGagtaacttgtccaaagttaaagatctagaaagaacatgagtcaggattcaaaaccaaaacttcctgattctaaatccagagtTCTACCATTTATAACTAATGCCTTCCTCTACTCTGTTCTGAATATCaatttgaattaaaagaaaagtgaGTGAAGTATCCAGATCTTGAAGCCTACTGACTTCACTAGGACAATTATGACCCAAGgaataataatcatttaaaaacctAGCAATTCCCTAATGATTTGAGTCTAGGAGAGTGTTTTAGAGACATTGTCTCTTTTAATGCTCATGttaatcctggaaggtaggtactCTTGCTCTCCTGAGAGAAACTAGATTAAATGATTACCCAAAGTactatagctagtaagtttcagaGCCCAATTAGAACTCAGGTTTCATGGTTCCAAGaacaacactctatccactgggctaaGAAAGCGGCAGAAATAGATGTCCAGCAGATGTCCAAATATGTATCTGAGAATTTTTTGTGTCAGAAAGCAACAGGATGCAAAGTGAGTATCAATTAATTGGGAAACACCTGAAAAAGGTACAATACATGTATGCCATGAAGTCATAAGGAGTAATGATAAACAACaagattttcagagaaaaaatcATTACATTTAAAAGACCTTCTGCACAGTATGAAATTTAAAAGGTCTACCAAGGTCTCCATATTGGGAGATCTAATGAAGTCTGTGCTGTAACAAAAGACCTCCTGTTAATCAAACCCCAAAATTCTATTTTTGAGTTCTCCATGTACAGTCAGGTATGAGCCCTAGGTGAAAGATACTCTTCCCACACATAATGCTTCTAAAAGCCTTCATTCCTATAGGAATATTGTTGTCtgttgattttcctctttctcaaaaatgttttggagTTTTTTGAGAACATTCATAAGTCTTCTCTCCACAGTGAGTCCTCTGATGTAAAGTAAGAGATAATCTCTGGCTGACGGCCTTTTAACACTGAATCCATATAGAGCTTCtcttcaaatgatttttctgacaTTAAACAAACTCTGTACTTCATTTTAGTGCCTTTCCTCATATATTACAGTGATAAGATTTCTATTGAGTATGAACTCTCTGGTGGAGGAAAAAAGAGTGGGAGGGGGAAATGAATGTTTCCTGAAAGCTTTACCACATTGCTTATATCCCTCAGGTTTCTTTCTGAGATGCATGATATTCCTGAAGTGTCTCTGTAATATCGATTCTCACACATCCAGAAAGACTGAAGCCTTTCCATGCTGCTTACATTTGGAAGATTTCTCagcagtgtgaattctctgatgttcagcATGATTATAATTAAATCACAAAACTTTCAAAACTGATTATGTTCATGTGGGTTCtttccagtatggattctctgattgACATGAAGTAAGATTGGAGTTCCACAGGAAAGCTTTTCACATTGACTATGTTCATAAGAATTCTCTtttgtgtggattctctgatgtacaaaaAGATTGGAGCTTTgagtgaaagcctttccacaatgattacattcataaggtttttctccagtgtggattctctgatgtgaaGCAAGACTTGACTTCcttgtaaaagcctttccacattgactacattcataaggcttctttTCATTATGAACCCTCTGATAACCAGAAATATTGAAGTCCCATTGGGAAGTTTTTTGACATTGATCATGTTGATAAGAATTCTCTTTtttgtggattctctgatgtacagaaAGATTGGAGCGCTGagtaaaagcttttccacattgatcacattcataaggtttctctccagtatgtgTCCTCTGATGTGTAATGAGACTGGACCTccttgtgaaagcctttccacattgattacactcaaaaggtttctccccagtgtggattGTCTGGTGGGCAGCAAGATGGGAGTTCTTTcggaaagtctttccacactgaatacatttataaggtttctttcCAGTGTGGGTTCTCTGATGTGCAATAAGATTAGAGCTCTGTcggaaagtctttccacattgattacattcataaggtttctctgcagtatgagttctctgatgtgtagaaagactggagtggtttgtgaAAGCCATttcacattgattacattcataaagtttctctccagtatggattctttTATGTTTAGCAAGACTGGAGAGGtatctgaaagcctttccacattgattacattcataaggtttctctccagtgtgaattctctgatgtgcagCAAGATCAGAATTACGCTGAAAAGCCTTCCCACATTtattacattcaaaaggtttctcaCCAGTGTGAATTTTCTGGTGGTGCAAAAAGCTTGATCTGGAGCAGAAAGCCTTCTCACATTGATtgcatttataaggtttctccccagtatggattctctggtGGGCAGTAAGACTGCAGTTCTGTtggaaagtctttccacattgactacattcataaggtttctcaccagtgtgaattctctgatggtGCAAAAAGCTTGATCTGGAGcagaaggctttcccacattgattacattcataaggtttcttgccagtgtggattctctggtgCACAGCTAGATTACAGTTCTGATGGAAAGTTTTTCCACACTGatcacattcataaggtttctctcctgtgtgaATTCTCTCATGTATAGCAAGGCTGATACTCCATCGGAAAGAATTTTCACACTgtttacatttataaggtttctctcctgtatgaattctttgatggcCAATAAGGACTGATTTGTAGcagaaggccttcccacattcattacattcataaggtttctctccagtgtgaattctttgATGGCCAATAAGACGTGATTTATAACCaaaggccttcccacattcattacatttataaggtttctctccagtatgaatcttCTCATGTCTAacaagatctgatttcaaatgaaAGGCCTTCC from Sminthopsis crassicaudata isolate SCR6 chromosome 3, ASM4859323v1, whole genome shotgun sequence includes these protein-coding regions:
- the LOC141564574 gene encoding uncharacterized protein LOC141564574 isoform X1; its protein translation is MAPGSRSPSCQVLVTFKDIVVDFTEEEWGLLDHFQKELYKEVMLENVQNLLSLVVETRIEVNEMSRKLRILMEESNLQRFLSNPSCNFTLSETHESNIKVNQSLIEVKNPKSDFEFNETGKRFRQSLFLNHCLLDCDYRKYFTELIKDFQSLEKPPEMQIYPDNQSEMAFSKSSDLIRHQKSDTREIFCVGKEAGKALNKNSKLITNQQIHTRKQPDKYNESDTISSHYSSVVYPPKFDPGMKKYEFGECEKAFGCNSDVDRPQKIHIGEFYKCNECGKSFCYKSLLFCHQRIHTEQKPFEYNQCGNTYTKRSTLAEHQRNHTGEKTLDCNQPGKAATKSSNPAQHQRIYNGDKPFDCKECGKAFTKRSLLATHQRIHTGEKPFVCNQCGKAFTQRGSLTEHQRIHTGEKPFKCNQCGKAFRYSSHLAEHQRMHTGEKPFDCNQCGKAFTTRSCLVKHQRIHTGEKPFDCNQCGKAFTQKDSLAEHQRIHTGEKPFDCNQCGKTFTKRCRLAEHLRIHTGEKPFDCNHCGKAFTMRSSLATHQRIHTGEKPFDCKYCGKVFTKSSYLAQHQRIHTGEKPYECNQCGKAFTQRSSLAKHQRIHSGEKPYKCNQCGKTYTKSCSLVVHQKIHTGEQHFDCNQCGKTFTRRCHLARHQIIHMGEKHFDCNQCGKTFTKKCHLAKHQRLHSRANITKMTILPKLISIFNVFSNDQKFILMN
- the LOC141564574 gene encoding uncharacterized protein LOC141564574 isoform X3 produces the protein MLENVQNLLSLVVETRIEVNEMSRKLRILMEESNLQRFLSNPSCNFTLSETHESNIKVNQSLIEVKNPKSDFEFNETGKRFRQSLFLNHCLLDCDYRKYFTELIKDFQSLEKPPEMQIYPDNQSEMAFSKSSDLIRHQKSDTREIFCVGKEAGKALNKNSKLITNQQIHTRKQPDKYNESDTISSHYSSVVYPPKFDPGMKKYEFGECEKAFGCNSDVDRPQKIHIGEFYKCNECGKSFCYKSLLFCHQRIHTEQKPFEYNQCGNTYTKRSTLAEHQRNHTGEKTLDCNQPGKAATKSSNPAQHQRIYNGDKPFDCKECGKAFTKRSLLATHQRIHTGEKPFVCNQCGKAFTQRGSLTEHQRIHTGEKPFKCNQCGKAFRYSSHLAEHQRMHTGEKPFDCNQCGKAFTTRSCLVKHQRIHTGEKPFDCNQCGKAFTQKDSLAEHQRIHTGEKPFDCNQCGKTFTKRCRLAEHLRIHTGEKPFDCNHCGKAFTMRSSLATHQRIHTGEKPFDCKYCGKVFTKSSYLAQHQRIHTGEKPYECNQCGKAFTQRSSLAKHQRIHSGEKPYKCNQCGKTYTKSCSLVVHQKIHTGEQHFDCNQCGKTFTRRCHLARHQIIHMGEKHFDCNQCGKTFTKKCHLAKHQRLHSRANITKMTILPKLISIFNVFSNDQKFILMN
- the LOC141564574 gene encoding uncharacterized protein LOC141564574 isoform X2, translating into MSRICCLWMIKGQFLLQQYIHEVLLHLVVETRIEVNEMSRKLRILMEESNLQRFLSNPSCNFTLSETHESNIKVNQSLIEVKNPKSDFEFNETGKRFRQSLFLNHCLLDCDYRKYFTELIKDFQSLEKPPEMQIYPDNQSEMAFSKSSDLIRHQKSDTREIFCVGKEAGKALNKNSKLITNQQIHTRKQPDKYNESDTISSHYSSVVYPPKFDPGMKKYEFGECEKAFGCNSDVDRPQKIHIGEFYKCNECGKSFCYKSLLFCHQRIHTEQKPFEYNQCGNTYTKRSTLAEHQRNHTGEKTLDCNQPGKAATKSSNPAQHQRIYNGDKPFDCKECGKAFTKRSLLATHQRIHTGEKPFVCNQCGKAFTQRGSLTEHQRIHTGEKPFKCNQCGKAFRYSSHLAEHQRMHTGEKPFDCNQCGKAFTTRSCLVKHQRIHTGEKPFDCNQCGKAFTQKDSLAEHQRIHTGEKPFDCNQCGKTFTKRCRLAEHLRIHTGEKPFDCNHCGKAFTMRSSLATHQRIHTGEKPFDCKYCGKVFTKSSYLAQHQRIHTGEKPYECNQCGKAFTQRSSLAKHQRIHSGEKPYKCNQCGKTYTKSCSLVVHQKIHTGEQHFDCNQCGKTFTRRCHLARHQIIHMGEKHFDCNQCGKTFTKKCHLAKHQRLHSRANITKMTILPKLISIFNVFSNDQKFILMN